From Syngnathus typhle isolate RoL2023-S1 ecotype Sweden linkage group LG13, RoL_Styp_1.0, whole genome shotgun sequence, a single genomic window includes:
- the LOC133165227 gene encoding beta-1,3-galactosyltransferase 2-like translates to MQMKRRHCCVLLAKLALGLCLAAALLIFLLSAKTRVSASVSTGTCGGKQNHSSIQSPSGLENPKLAHGEQSAAEDCNDTAIQTLFPYIIKQTDKCRERLAPPFLVFLITTEAWQVHAREAIRRTWANETLIPGVSVVRLFLLGRPGEGQMPTRLQKRLRWESQQYHDLIQQDFLDSYNNLTLKTLMGLHWVARYCSGASYVMKTDSDMFINTEYLVWKLLRPEREPKMNYFTGSVLRNVAPFRDNRNKWYISTEEYPERTYPLFCSGTGYVFSGDLARKIYETSRSVRLIHLEDVYVGLCLAKLGLEPSDPPENFLFNLHRVPARGCEYNRLITSHGFKPHEIVQYWMMQQRNKAKCTTMGF, encoded by the coding sequence ATGCAGATGAAAAGACGCCACTGTTGCGTGCTCTTGGCCAAATTGGCCCTTGGCCTCTGCCTGGCGGCTGCGCTGCTGATCTTCCTACTTAGCGCCAAAACAAGAGTGAGCGCAAGCGTTTCCACGGGCACCTGTGGTGGGAAGCAAAACCACTCGTCTATTCAGAGCCCCAGCGGTTTGGAAAATCCCAAGCTAGCTCACGGTGAGCAAAGTGCGGCAGAGGACTGCAACGACACCGCCATCCAAACTCTTTTCCCTTACATCATCAAGCAGACGGACAAATGTCGagagcgcctcgcccctccgttTCTCGTGTTTCTAATCACGACGGAAGCTTGGCAGGTGCACGCGAGGGAGGCCATCCGACGGACGTGGGCCAACGAGACTTTGATCCCGGGCGTGTCGGTGGTTCGCCTCTTCTTGCTGGGAAGACCGGGCGAGGGCCAGATGCCGACCCGCCTGCAAAAGCGGCTCCGGTGGGAGAGTCAACAATATCACGACCTGATCCAGCAGGACTTTTTGGATTCCTACAACAATCTGACCCTTAAGACCTTGATGGGCCTGCACTGGGTTGCCCGCTACTGCTCAGGGGCCAGCTACGTCATGAAGACCGACAGCGACATGTTCATCAACACGGAGTACCTCGTTTGGAAGCTGCTGAGACCGGAGCGAGAGCCCAAGATGAACTACTTCACGGGATCCGTCTTACGCAATGTGGCGCCTTTCCGCGACAATAGGAACAAGTGGTACATTTCCACGGAGGAGTACCCAGAACGGACCTATCCTCTCTTCTGCTCCGGGACGGGCTACGTGTTCTCTGGAGACTTGGCTCGCAAAATCTACGAGACGTCCCGGAGCGTGCGCCTGATACACCTAGAGGACGTGTACGTGGGGCTGTGCTTGGCCAAGCTCGGCTTGGAGCCCAGCGACCCGCCCGAGAACTTTCTGTTCAACTTGCATCGCGTGCCCGCCCGAGGATGCGAGTACAACCGACTGATCACGTCTCACGGTTTCAAGCCCCACGAAATTGTACAGTACTGGATGATGCAGCAGaggaacaaggcaaaatgtACGACCATGGGGTTCTGA